In one Streptomyces sp. T12 genomic region, the following are encoded:
- a CDS encoding ABC transporter substrate-binding protein — translation MSSFFSRRSVLATGAGAALGLGAIGATANSASAAPAAASRHSAGREETRTLDELYQAALKEGGKLVLYAGGDTPTQQDGTKAAFKARFPDIDLTLIVDYSKYHDVRVDNQFATDTLVPDVVQLQTLQDFVRWKQQGRLLHYKPAGFSKLYDGFRDPQGAWVAVSAIAFSFLYGTAAVGSDTPRSPLDLVDPKWKGKIASSYPHDDDAVLYLYALYARTYGWDWVARLAAQDVRFARGSNTPGQAVFGGQKAIGVGTAGSVVPSSSPAKFVIADGHPFMAWGQRAAILKQAANPTAAKLYLNWQLSTETQKNSFNGWSVRTDITPPAGLKPIWEYPNAHLDGFPKFMADRAEVERWKQTFALYFGEVKGDPTPGWLGLHPGA, via the coding sequence GTGTCCAGCTTCTTCAGCAGACGAAGTGTCCTCGCCACCGGAGCCGGGGCCGCCCTCGGTCTCGGTGCGATAGGCGCCACCGCGAACTCCGCCTCGGCCGCCCCGGCCGCCGCCTCACGGCACTCCGCCGGGCGCGAGGAGACCCGCACGCTCGACGAGCTCTACCAGGCGGCTCTCAAGGAGGGCGGGAAGCTCGTCCTCTACGCCGGCGGCGACACCCCCACCCAGCAGGACGGCACCAAGGCGGCCTTCAAGGCCCGCTTCCCGGACATCGACCTGACGCTGATCGTGGACTACAGCAAGTACCACGACGTCCGTGTCGACAACCAGTTCGCGACCGACACCCTCGTCCCCGACGTCGTACAGCTGCAGACCCTGCAGGACTTCGTCCGCTGGAAGCAGCAGGGCCGACTGCTGCACTACAAGCCGGCCGGGTTCTCGAAGCTGTACGACGGGTTCAGGGACCCGCAGGGGGCCTGGGTCGCCGTCTCGGCGATCGCGTTCAGCTTCCTGTACGGCACGGCCGCCGTGGGCTCGGACACCCCGCGCAGCCCGCTCGACCTGGTCGACCCCAAGTGGAAGGGCAAGATCGCCTCGTCGTACCCGCACGACGACGACGCCGTCCTCTACCTCTACGCGCTGTACGCCCGCACCTACGGCTGGGACTGGGTGGCAAGGCTCGCCGCCCAGGACGTGCGGTTCGCGCGGGGCAGCAACACCCCGGGGCAGGCCGTCTTCGGCGGGCAGAAGGCGATCGGCGTGGGCACCGCGGGCTCGGTGGTCCCCTCGTCGTCTCCCGCGAAGTTCGTGATCGCCGACGGGCACCCGTTCATGGCCTGGGGCCAGCGCGCGGCCATCCTCAAGCAGGCCGCGAACCCGACGGCCGCCAAGCTGTATCTCAACTGGCAGCTGTCCACCGAGACGCAGAAGAACTCCTTCAACGGCTGGTCGGTGCGCACCGACATCACGCCCCCGGCCGGGCTGAAGCCGATCTGGGAGTACCCCAACGCCCACCTGGACGGCTTCCCGAAGTTCATGGCCGACCGCGCCGAGGTCGAGCGCTGGAAGCAGACCTTCGCCCTCTACTTCGGCGAGGTCAAGGGCGACCCCACCCCCGGCTGGCTCGGACTGCACCCCGGAGCCTGA